A window from Malania oleifera isolate guangnan ecotype guangnan chromosome 7, ASM2987363v1, whole genome shotgun sequence encodes these proteins:
- the LOC131160463 gene encoding uncharacterized protein LOC131160463 produces the protein MASFLDFSIGRLLEAKRPHLYWTPCAAHCIDLILENIGKMPSIHATLKRAIFLNGYIYNRVGVVNLMRQFTGGKELLRPAVTRFATAFITLRSIHLQKNNLRKMFTSEDWNTTKWAKEAAGKRAATIVLMPTFWSTIVYALKLAGPLVRVLRLVDGEKKPAMGYIYEAMDRAKEAIAKAFGEREDKFKEAFEIIDMRWGCQLHQPLHAAAHYLNPEFFYSNPNILQDEEIMTGLYKCIGRLLPTIEMQDKVSNELEKYNAASGVFGISLAVRQRKTKAPAQWWMAYGSTTPNLQKLAVKILSLTCSATGCERNWSIFQHLHSKRRNRLSQQRLNDLVFVKYNRTLRRRYDKRDTIDPILLKDIDDSNEWLIGRMDGDSDEDDELVFEDDNLTWDSVARAAGLNNPPHHTRSRISTNMPSSSKGRGRASSSSATSARGWTTMLELVDEDEIQVDSAEETEEEKDVGENSSNDEEEDDDIFTDLVDDE, from the exons atggcttcattccttgatttttcaatagggagattgttggaagcaaagaggccacatttatattggacaccgtgtgctgctcattgcattgatttaattttggagaatattgggaagatgccttcaattcatgcaactttgaaaagggcaatttttttgaatggctatatctataatcgtgttggcgttgtcaacttgatgagacagttcactggaggaaaggagttactaagacctgcagttacaagatttgcaactgccttcatcacccttcgttcaatccatcttcaaaagaacaacttgaggaagatgtttacttctgaagattggaatactactaaatgggcaaaggaggcggctggcaaaagagcagctactattgttttgatgcctactttttggagtaccatcgtctatgctcttaagttagcaggtccacttgttcgtgtactccgtttggttgatggggaaaagaagcctgcaatgggatatatttatgaagcaatggatagggctaaggaagccatagctaaggcttttggtgagagagaggataaattcaaggaggcatttgaaattattgatatgaggtggggatgccaactccatcaaccgttgcatgcagctgcacactacttgaatccagaatttttctattcaaaccccaacattttgcaagatgaagaaattatgacgggtttgtacaaatgtattggaaggttactgccaactattgaaatgcaagataaagtttcaaatgagttggaaaaatacaatgccgctagtggtgtctttggaattagtttggcagtgaggcaaaggaagacaaaagcaccag cgcaatggtggatggcatatggatcaacaactccaaacttgcaaaagttggctgtgaaaattcttagcctcacgtgtagtgctaccggctgcgaaagaaattggagcatattccaacat cttcatagcaaaaggagaaataggctatcccagcaacgcttgaatgatttggtatttgtgaaatataatcgaacttTGAGGCGTCGATACGACAaacgtgacaccattgatccaatcctcctaaaggacattgatgatagtaatgagtggttgattggtaggatggatggtgattctgatgaggatgatgaacttgtgtttgaagatgataatttgacttgggattctgttgctagagctgctggactaaataaccccccacatcacactagatcaagaataagtacaaatATGCCATCATCGTCTAAAGGAAGAGGAAGGGCTTCATCTAGTAGTGCAACCAGTGCTAGGGGTTggaccacaatgttggaacttgtagatgaggatgaaatccaagtggatagtgcagaggagacggaagaggaaaaagatgttggagaaaacagttctaatgatgaagaggaagatgatgatatcttcaccgacttagttgatgatgagtga